CACGTACTGCGCCAAGAACGGCACCAGCGCGCAGACGCAGGCCAGCATCGACCAGGTCCTCACGGCGCTCGTCCCGCGCGCCTCGGCCGCCTACTACGCCACGGCCACCGCCGGCCGCTCCTCGTCCGCGGTATGGGGCCTCGCGCAGTGCCGCGGCGACGTCCCGCGCCAGGACTGCTCGCTCTGCCTCGCcgcggcggccaaggaggtcgcgtCGTCCTGCCGCGGCAGCTCGGACGGTCGGGTCTTCTACGACTACTGCCTGCTCCGGTACTCCAGCTCCAACTTCATCGGCCTCGCGGACACTGGGTACACGCTCATCCTCCTCAACACCCAGAACGCCACCGGCGTGGACCTGGCCGCGTTCGACCGGGCGCAGGGGAAGCTCATGTCCCGCGTCGCCTCCGAGGCCGGCGACACCGCCAACAAGGGTCTTGCGACGGACACGACGCGgctaggaggcggcggcggcggagccaaGACGACCATCTACGGGCTCGGGTGGTGCACTAGGGACATCACGGCAGCGGACTGCGGGCTGTGCGTGGCGCAGGCGGTGGCGGAGCTGCCCAACTACTGCCGGTACCGGCGCGGGTGCCGCGTGATCTACAGCAGCTGCATGGCGCGCTACGAGGTGtaccccttcttcttcccgctcggcGGCGCCCGCGAGTCGGCCGACGAGGTCGGACAGTGCGACAAGATCGTCTTGAACGCATGATGGGTGGAGTACATCTAGTCAACTACAGTGCTATCTACATAGCACGCTAGCTCGTTGTGCGTACCTGGTGGTGGCGAATCCATTTGTTAGTGTCTGGGTAGCTCGTAGCTGATCTAGAATCCAAGCGGGGTCCAAATAATTTCAATAATTGCAAAATAAGCTAAATACAAgcctttttttttttgcggagaGAAATACAAGCCTTGTGGTTCTTTGTGTACATGTTTGCATGTGAAAATAAAATTTGGTGCAAACTACCATCGTGTAATTTTCATATTTGTAAAACCACTACTCCCATAGAGTAATTACATGTTTGCTTGTGTACATGTTTGTGTACATGTTTGCTTGTGAAAGTAGTTGAATGCAATTTTGAGTTCTCAGccacctttctcttttttttttgcgtaCCAATTGAGAGCTTTATTCAACGAAAGAGCTCCTAGCATCATCAGCCATAAGGCTAGTGAGTAGGAAAGAGGGTCTAGATCCAGTCCAACTTTCGGTGACCAACAGTGTGCATGCATGTTTAGCACAAAGGTGGGTGGAGACTTGgcgcccgatgcgcggagatggactcgcgcaggaggaggtagctgtctggcgtcatggtgacgtcgatggcggagTGGCCTACACAAGGTAGAAGACTCAATATATTCTGAAGACGGACCTATGGAAGATGGCTGCGACGACACAAGAGtgtgtctgaccggattgtgccccagacccggtatgtggctcggctggggcttccggcttttgatgttaggtttaggtgagtggtttgggtaggggcccaactagcatcccttcatcatatggataagagtagcggcatatgttgccgagATGGTGGATTCAGGAATATTgtctgtaatactttgtaaggtcctcgagaataattaataaagtggccgtatgcatctcccagatgcagaggccgggggtcatcctccatttcaaaaaaataaTATGAACGGATCCGATATCCCCGGATGGGGTTTACTCCAAGCACCCAACAAGGCATTTGTGGAACGTGCTACACCTCCCGCGCCCACCTTATTGGAATCCACATTCACAGCCGCATCTGTGTTTATCTTGACTATTCCCAACTCTGGAGGTATCCACCCATAACCCGGGAGTACCGAAGCATGTGAGTCGGGCATATCAAGCCAAGCCAAATCCTCTCGAATTCTCTTAACTGAAATAAAAGGGTCAAGCTGTTCATCATCATGAGCAACTCTGTTCCGCGAGTGCTATATGGCCCACATTACGGAGATCATTTGAGCCCTTTGAACATCAGAGAACCTCCCGTCACATATGATGTCACGGGACCATGTATCAGGGTGCAAGCGCAGCCTTCGAAAATCAAAAAGTGCAAAAGCTTGTTTCCAGAACAACTTGGCATGGGAGCAATGCACTAGGGTGTGCATAAGATCCTCATCCATTGCATTACAGACATTACATCTGCTGATTACCTTTATATGACGATGCCTCAAGGTACTTTCATCTGGAAGAATTCCACGCGCCACTCTCCACCAGAAAACACGAACCTTTGGCAAGACCTTGAGCTTCCATAATGACTTCCACATCTGTTCTTCTGTCTGTGAGGAGCCGGTAACCATCCCTTCCTCTAGAGCCGCAAGCTCCTTCTGAGTCACAAGAGCACGGTACGCCGATTTTACATAGTAGATGCCGCTTCTTTCATGGGCCCaagcaagaaaatcatcaccaccCCCCGTTCTTAACGGGATATTCAATATAGCATCGGCATCGGGGGCTGTAAACACGTCCCTGATCAAGTCTCGACGCCATGTCCAGTTATCTGGGTCGATGAGCTGATTAACTGTCTCGAGGGTAGTCCCGCCCGGTAGAACCATGGGCGACAATGAGGCGAGGCTTGGAATCCATCTATCATGCCAAATTGAGATTGTGGAGCCGTCTCCCACCCTCTTAATCAGACCAGCGTGGAGCGCCGCCCTGCCAGCCACTATCGCTCGCCATATGGCAGAGGAAGTCTTTGGCACCGTGGCCTCCATGAAATCACTATCAGGAAAATACTGCCCCTTCATTACCCGGGCACCAAGCGACTCTGGGTTAGTAATGAACCTCCACCCGTGTTTGCCAAGCAGCGCCAAATTGAAGAGCTTCAAGTCACGAAAACCCATTCCACCGTGAACTTTCGGAGTAGCGAGTTTCTCCCAGGCCACCCAATGAAGAGATCGACGATCTAGGGAGCCACTCCACCAAAACTTTGCCATACTGGCCGTCAAACTTTTGCATACCTTTTTAGTTAGAAGGAAGCAACTCATACTGAACATTGAGATCGCTTGAATAACCGACTTGATAAGTGATTCTCTCCCAGCACAAGCAAGGAGTCTCTCAGCCCACCCGTTCATTTACTCCGAGACCTCTCACCAATGTGGTCAAAAGTACCACTAGTGATCCTCCCTACAACCACCTTTCTCTTTGCAGGGCTGTTATGGCCGATTTAGTTACACATACAATCTTTGCAAAATTTTGGTCGACTAAAATTTAACAGACTCATCTCGGTCAAGTCCCTAAGCCATTAGATCTTTTTTTCGTTGAGATTTGCATGTGGCAAAGGAGGACGGACCCGGCTGACGACTTCCGAACCAAACAATCCTGCGGCAGGAGAGGTGACAGAGGGAGAGGCGCGGCTCCACGCCACGTCAAAACTTCTTATTCtccatttttcttttattttcttcgtACAACATACGTGCCCCGCACATCTGCAATAACTATCGTCATCAATGTCGTTTGCCCTTGCCACATGACCTGACTAGTGGGTCCTACATGTCAGTTTTTCTATCAATATGAGGTCAATCGATTGGTTAGTGCTTTCGGCAACACGATTACTAGAAATCATTGTTTTCGGCAAACTTTTATGAAAACGATGGTTTTTGGCACTATGAGACACAATGGTGATGGTTTTTGGCAATTTACTCCATACTTCTGTTTGAGACGACCTGAAGCGAGATGAGCTGTAAGCGAGACACAAAGTGCGCCGGAAGGCACCCTAGTCACTCCTGTAAGCTCCAGCCTAAGGCCCATGCGAGTGAGAACTCTATTTTTCTTGGCTTATTATGTGCGAAGGCCCAACTTAAGTGGCTTCGTTGGGCTTCTGGAGCGCGGGCGCAAGGGCAGAGCCTATTTGGCACTTCAGGCGCCCGTTCCAATGAATCCTGCAAACGGGCGCCTGAAgcaactattttttttaaaaaataatacatttttttattaattttcataaatattacactgggtaaatttttttcaaaaataatacacagtcggcccgctgcaggccgactgggcctagttggcccacagcaggccgattggactccagtcggcctacagctggccgactggcccctgtcggcccactgtgggccgactggagctaattagctcgttgtgggctaattgtttttgcaaaaaaagtaggcataaaaaaatatgtttaaaaatgttaattatgtaattaaaaatgttaaacgtgtataaaaaaatgttcctgatgtatacaaaatatgtacaatatatatgcaaaaaagttgacataaaaatatgttttaaaaagtgttaagcatgtatttaaaaattgttaaatgtgtgtataaaaaatgttccttatttatacaaaaaatatagaatgtgtttgaaaaaaagttgacaccaaaaaaatatgtttgaaaagttgacattttttcaaatacatgattaaaaattgttaaatgtgtgtataaaaaatgtttcttatctattcaaaaaatatagaatgtgtatgaaaaaaagttgacaccaaaaaaatatgtttgaaaaaatgtttcagttccatacaaaaagagcaaccaatcatacttaggtcggtgatgctcccataccgcatccggagctggaacatttttttatacacgtttaacctttcatcccaatacatgaaacatttttgtgtactcgttgaacattttttcaaatacatgattcacatttttttcaaacatatttttttggtgtcaactttttttcatacacattctatattttttgtatagataaggaacattttttcaaatacatgattaacaattttttcaaacatatttttttggtttcaactttttttcatacacattctatattttttgtataaataaggaacattttttatacacacatttaacaatttttaaatacatgcttaacactttctaaaacatattttttatgtcaactttttgcatatatattgtacattttttgtatacatcaggaacatttttttatacacgtttaacattttttaattacataattaacctttttttaaacatatattttttatgcctacttttttttgtaaaaacaattagccccacagcgagccaattagctccagtcggcctacagctggccgacaggACCCAATTAGCCCATAGTGGGCcaacaggggccagtcggccaacTGTAGGCCAACTGgagtccaatcggcctgctgtgggccgactaggcgcgggccgacggtgtattatttttgaaatttttttatccagcgtaatatttaagaaaattaattaaaaaatgtattattttaaaaaaatagccCTGAAGCACTCcaagctaggccggcccattctagttttttttttcctgtttttataAACGACAAAAAAAATGTGCGCGCATGGGGGTTTTGTTGCGAGCACTCAGCCCTAACCACCAAGCATCACACGCTGGTGTAATGATACTtcggttttttttcttttatttctcttcAGTGCggtttattcttttcttttttcctcatCCTTTTTTCTTTAACGCACagtttaaaaaaaattcatgaacctttttctAAATTGaagatttttttcaaattcgatgagctttttttcaaattcgatgaactttttaaaatttgtgaacctcTTTTTCATATCaccgtgaactttttcaaatccgtAAACCTTTTGTTCAAAATTTATGAACCCCTTTTCAATTTCATTAACTTTTTTCTATTCACATTTTTCTttacttttcatttttcttttcattttttggattttttatacAAAAAGTCAACGATTGAGAGATGAGCAGGAAGTCAGCATTGAAAGTGGGCCGGCCCAATTTGCAGGGCGTGTGGACGCCTGTTCTCCTAGTCGGCGCTCTTCTAAAACAAAAGGAGCTCCCGGGCCCAAGCGCCAAGTGGAGCCCCACGGAGCGACGGACCCAGCGGACGACTTCCGAACGAAACAGACCTGCGGGCGGAGAGGTGACCGACTTCAAACTCATTAACATGCCCTTGAAGATACTCTCTCCGTTTCATAATGTAAGACGCCTTTTGGCACTAttgtagtgttaaaaaacgtctagcattatgagacggagggagtactattgatTGGCTGAATAATAGATGATACCGAAACCAACAATACTAGTGTAGTCCGAGCCGAACTCATCTAGATACCAGCACGTACGTACGTCCATCTATAAATACACGGGAAAAGAGCACACACCTAGGTACGAAAACCATCGAGTCCCGGCTACAGCAACATCGGACAGTTTTACACCTTAGCTACCTCTTCTCGTAGTTAGAGCGCCTAGCATCGTCGTCTCGTCTTCATGGAGAGCGAATCCCCGTCGTCCTCATCAGCGGAGCCTCACCCGTCAGCACAAGCCTATGCGAACATCGATACGGCTATCAAGTGTTTGAAGGAAGGCGAATGCCAAGATAAGATCGACGCGTGGGCTGCCGCGTGCGCGGGGCAAGATCCACCTCCGGATGCCGAGGCCTGCGCCGGCGCCCGGGAGGCACTGATGAAGTGCATAATGGATGCTGAGGCAGCCGCCCGCGACACGGAGGAGCAGCAGGAGGGAAAGTCGACCTGATTGTGGTCGACGCCGGCCTCATCCATAGCTAATTAGCGCTATATATACCTAGTTTTATCATGGATACCTTGGATAGATTAATAATTTGGAGTTTTTATGATATAGAGTAGTAACCTATTTTAGATCCTGGCTATTTGGTTTTGAAAGAGTTGTCTTGTATACGCAGACCATATGCAGCTTCGCTGTTACTAGTACTTTGTAATCCTTTGGTCATGTCAATCTCTCTACAATAATTGTGATGGATTCTTTGCTTTAGCCATTTACTTTGCCACCTAAGTACGCACAGCATGTTAAAGTGAGTAGTGGTTTCCCAGCGGAAAAAAAACTGATGTAGTGGTCATGTATGGCTTCACGCCTGACATGATCACGAGGTGCAGCGACCACGGAAAAAAAAAACACTATGTAGTTGTTCAAGCTCGATGTTGGGATAGTAGCATCTAGTTGTAACTTCAACCCATCAGGGCCAGGAGGCTAACAGGTAGTAATTGCCAATTCCTTTGCTTGATCGGCATATGTTAGCAATGATGTACCATTGTACTGTACCATCTGTCTGTAAGCGATCATTATTTTTGGCAAGCGATGTTGTATTCTGGATGAAAGGAAATCCACACCGAAACATCTTGTAAGTTGTTCATTATATTGTCAGGGCAAACTGAGGGTTTTATTTTGGATGAAAGGGAATCGACACCAAAATATCTTGTTCATATATAATGTCAGGGCAAACTGAGGGAGCTTAGATCATCAGGTTATTTGTGGCGGAATAGGAACCGGCACACTTGGGTTAAAGTTTTAGACTTGACACAAGTTCTCGAATATTCTTTTTGTTTAAGACTTTACAGCCATGTTCATTGAGTGGCAGAAGATATGTTCTCGTCAAGTACGATACACATGTGATGACTTTGTCATTCTCAGATTTACCGGCTTAAGCTCAAGATACTCAAGGGTATGTATGTACGCGTATGTTCATATGGTGGGAAGCTTCTCAAATATTAGGTATGTCATTCATGCATCTGTTCAAAGCCTTTTAGAGGTTACTTCACCTTGCCTCAGTCATGCACCATCATAGCTCACTTTGATAAAGGAAAACATCGAAAAATCCAGCCGCTGAAGTACCTACACAGAAATGTGGATGAACAAATCTCGTTGAATGTCTCACAGTAGCCCTCCGTATGTCTGCATATGATGGAGATTCCCAATAACTAGTTAGGAAGTGCGGCTTGCCGCACCCGGCAGCGGTAGCTGCCGGGTACAGTCATATTCACCGCTGCCGGTACCGTCATATCCGATCCGGTAATACAGTCATCGAAGCATTGGAAATGTTAAAAAAAATTATATTGATTTAGTATAGTGACATACACCAAATCATTATTTATGCAATGTAAAAAAGGTTTTATATTGGTTTTGGTATAGTGACATACACCAAATCATTATTTATGCAATGTAAAAGAAGGTTTTATATTGGTTTAGTATAGTGACATACaccaaatcattatctatgaactgGCACAGGAAAAATGTAGACAACTAAGATGCATCTATTCTGATGGAGCCTCAAGATAGAAAGTGTAGACAACTAATCTCTTTGCTAAAGTTAAAAGAAAGGATATCACAATAGAGGTCTTGTACAAAATTACTTCCAGAAAGGCAAACAATTTATGGAAATACGGAAGCTGTAGCAGAGAGATTAGTTATTTCATCAGACAGCAAAACTCTTTCAGAAAGGCAAACAATATATGGAAATACGAAAACTGTATCAAAGAGATTAGTTATTTCATTAGACAGCAAAACTACTGGCTATGGTTTTGCTAATACATCTTGTTAGAAATCAAAGGAGGAAGTTCTATGTGAAATCGAACGTTCCAATAATTTGCAATGCAAATAAAACTGACTACTACAGAAAACTGGGATCCGGTGTGTCTCAGCAAGCAGTTTTTTAGTCTCTGTTTTATACATAGTAATTAATCATGATACAATCCAGGTATGAATTAGGGTAAATCATGTTCTATTACACATATAATTTAATCAGCAGGCTTCTAACCCATCATACAGTTGACCTATAGTCACTTTTGGGCTCAAGAAGCCAACATAACATAACAGTAAGTAAATAACTAAGGGAAAATGTGGAAAACCAATCAACTCCTTATAGCTTGCATTTGACCGGTCCACTGAAAATGAAAGCATCcattaaaaaggaaaaaaaggttaGCGAAAGTGCTCCTAACAGAAGTATACAAAAATAAAACACCAAGCCTTGCACAACAAATGAAATTTAGTTCACTTTTTCATGATAGGTGATGATAATCCAAAGGTAGTGTTGAGATTCAGGAACTACACTCATGAACATCAGACCAACCAAATAACAAATTAATATGTCTTAAAAGCATAGTCTAATAACATGAGGAAGCAAGCGTTATTTATTCAAGTAAATGAAAATCGCAGTAAGATATTTTACCTAATAAAGCATTGAATAACCAATGAAATCTCAAAAGCACAGAATACTATATCATGTAAACATAGGATATCTATTTAGAAAATCTAGCCCCAGTCATATTACAATTTATAACAATAGTGTAGTGTACAAGGAGCAGCATACAGGTTAGGCACAAGTCTTATTATGTCCATGTTCTTTCCTTTTTCAGGATTATTCCTTTCATATTGCATATGAGTATCTATTGTACATGGATGCCTACCTTTTTCTCTTGCTTCATGGTGATGAACTGATGATCATGACCTCCACACTCATCACTGCTCGCCAGCCTCTTACACTGCAGGTTGCCACAGTCATCTTCCTCCCTAagccatcgtcgtcctcttcttccccAGGATGGTGCCGCCAATGTCGTGTCTTGGTACCGGAGATGGAGATGTTCAGATTCAGTATCAGGCATGGCTCGTGATAAAGAACAATGCCAAGAAATCAATGAAAAGTTAGGTCTCGCTTACTACTGTTGCTCAACTCTCGATTTTATACGAGAGTATACTACAGTtgaataaaaacaaaacaaaaagataCTATTGTGTCCATCGCTATAGCCTACTGCCAAAAATTCAACTATTTTAAAACTAACATGagaacaaaaactaaggggttgtACATATGTACCTGCTGAACCCCACCTAATCTGATATTGAACAAAAACATCCCACATACTTACAGGGAATATTATATTGTATCAGAAGACCAAATGGGAGAAGATAAGAATGCTTGCAAATTCAATAGGTGGTGAGGGGCTGAGGGCTGCAATAGACCCAGTTACTGCATTGCATAACACTGCATCCCAAAAGGCCTATGAAATTGTTTATTCTTTTGCAGAGTAAAAGAAAAACATATCTTCTCACGGTAAAGAAATTTGCGACATGTTTTTAAATACAAACCAGGTAATCTTATTTCACAAATTTGATATTTATATGACTCCTTTAAATAAATTCAGGTGAAAATAACTGCACATGTTTGCAAGGAAAACCCGCTCCGCTTGAACAAAGTAAAGATATAAGTTCCAAAAATTGGTGTGTATCTTACTGACCAATCAGATCATCTATGTGTCCAATTTACAAAGAAGAACAAATCCGCAACTTTCCCTTTTTGTATTGGTATAGATGATGCAAGAACGAAATGTATGGCTTATCAAGTGGGGGCCTGCCATAATTCACACAATATATATGAGCCATCGGTAACAGTAGTTGACAACAAACTATAAGCACCAAATCCTAGAACTGTTCTTGTCCAGTGCGACCAAAAGCATGCTTATCAATGTAAAAACATAAACGATGTTTGGGAGTTCTGGTTTCAAAAGAAGTTCGCAATTCAATGCAACTTAAATTGTACGATCCATCGAAACACCAGAAGAATATCAAGAATCCATAAAAAAAGATCTTATAGCACAAGCAGTGAGCTTTCATAGAGATAATTTTAGTCTGGCAATGCAAGGCTCCGGCATGAACATTCATGTCAACACACCTCCTGCTTCAATAGTTCTatgatatgaacaaaaaaacagGAAACCAACTATTCCCTAAAATTAAAGCTCACGGGCATCCTGAATAAATCTGGAGTCTATATAGCATACTAAAGCAAGGTAATTAGGAGAACAAACATAGAGCACATTCATTATCAAACACATTGTAGGCAGCATAAATAATTAGTACAGAACACTTGAAAGAGTACTTGTTGGGCAATAA
This DNA window, taken from Triticum aestivum cultivar Chinese Spring chromosome 1D, IWGSC CS RefSeq v2.1, whole genome shotgun sequence, encodes the following:
- the LOC123163290 gene encoding cysteine-rich repeat secretory protein 55-like; this translates as MQQAMASSSSSPLLMLLLVPLLLAMARPCSGVDAISTYCAKNGTSAQTQASIDQVLTALVPRASAAYYATATAGRSSSAVWGLAQCRGDVPRQDCSLCLAAAAKEVASSCRGSSDGRVFYDYCLLRYSSSNFIGLADTGYTLILLNTQNATGVDLAAFDRAQGKLMSRVASEAGDTANKGLATDTTRLGGGGGGAKTTIYGLGWCTRDITAADCGLCVAQAVAELPNYCRYRRGCRVIYSSCMARYEVYPFFFPLGGARESADEVGQCDKIVLNA